The Litoreibacter ponti genome includes a window with the following:
- a CDS encoding hydrogen peroxide-inducible genes activator: MAQVTLKQLRYFEALALQGHFGRAADICSISQPALSVQIKDLEHALGAQLFERGPREVRLTSLGEQMAGRIGDILRAVDELGDVARAASHGLAGRLRIGVIPTVAPYLLPRVIQTLSKAHPEVDLHIRETMTPRLIKELSEGRIDTAIVALPVSEPAFSEVELFTERFVLVRPGADRDKPVPSPEALREMRLLLLEEGHCFRDQALSFCNLTTAAPPREMLDGSSLSTLVQMVNVGVGVTLIPEMALEIETQSAQVSVARFPEPQPRRSIGMIWRKTSPMAAQLAQLSEIVREAAR, from the coding sequence ATGGCGCAGGTGACACTCAAACAATTGCGATACTTCGAAGCCCTCGCTTTGCAGGGCCATTTCGGGCGCGCGGCGGATATCTGCTCGATCTCGCAGCCCGCCTTGTCGGTGCAGATCAAGGACTTGGAGCACGCGCTTGGCGCGCAGCTGTTCGAGCGTGGCCCGCGTGAAGTGCGCCTGACCAGTCTGGGAGAGCAGATGGCCGGGCGCATCGGCGACATTCTGCGCGCCGTTGACGAGCTGGGCGACGTGGCACGGGCCGCATCGCACGGCCTCGCCGGGCGGCTGCGCATCGGGGTGATTCCCACGGTCGCGCCCTATCTGCTGCCGCGGGTCATCCAGACCCTGTCTAAGGCCCACCCGGAGGTCGATCTGCATATCCGCGAGACCATGACGCCGCGGCTGATCAAGGAGCTGAGCGAGGGGCGCATCGACACCGCCATCGTCGCCCTGCCCGTCTCGGAGCCCGCATTTTCCGAAGTCGAGCTGTTCACGGAACGCTTCGTGCTCGTGCGCCCCGGTGCGGACCGCGACAAGCCCGTGCCGTCGCCCGAGGCGCTGCGCGAGATGCGGCTCTTGCTGCTTGAGGAAGGCCACTGCTTCCGCGATCAGGCCTTGTCCTTTTGCAACCTGACGACGGCGGCCCCACCGCGCGAGATGCTCGATGGCAGCTCCTTGTCGACATTGGTGCAGATGGTGAATGTGGGCGTCGGCGTCACCCTGATCCCGGAGATGGCGCTGGAGATCGAGACGCAATCGGCGCAGGTCTCCGTCGCCCGCTTCCCGGAGCCGCAGCCACGGCGCAGCATCGGAATGATCTGGCGCAAGACCAGCCCGATGGCGGCCCAACTGGCGCAGCTGTCAGAAATCGTGCGCGAGGCGGCTAGATAA
- a CDS encoding aspartate aminotransferase family protein, whose protein sequence is MSHVFPRHSRSSPPVATRGEGVYLYDASGKQYLDGSGGAAVSCLGHGDPDVTAAIKAQADTLAFAHTGFLSSEPAEALADRLIAHAPAGIDRVYLVSGGSEAVEAAMKLARQYVIEIGQPQRTKFIARKQSYHGNTLGALGTGGNMWRREPFDPVMVSASHISPCYEYRLRKDGESAVEYGLRAANELEAEILRLGPDNVIGFLAEPVVGATSGAVPAVEGYFKRIREICDQFGVLLILDEVMCGIGRTGTFFACEQDGISPDIVTIAKGLGGGYQPIGAMLCTATIYDAIAQGSGFFQHGHTYLGHPIACAAANAVVTKLTDGGMTARAAQMGEVLQERLLAEFGQHPHVGDIRGRGMFRGVELVEDRDSKAVFDPARGVAGKLKKAAFENGLICYPMSGTIDGRQGDHVLLAPPFIISEAQIDELVGKLSKSIAQVI, encoded by the coding sequence GCCATGGCGACCCGGACGTCACCGCCGCGATCAAGGCGCAGGCAGACACGCTGGCCTTCGCCCATACCGGCTTTTTGTCGTCCGAGCCCGCAGAGGCGCTCGCAGACCGCCTGATTGCCCACGCGCCTGCGGGCATCGACCGGGTCTACCTGGTTTCCGGCGGATCGGAGGCGGTCGAGGCCGCCATGAAGCTCGCGCGGCAATACGTCATCGAAATCGGCCAGCCGCAGCGCACCAAGTTCATCGCCCGCAAGCAAAGCTATCACGGCAATACGCTGGGCGCCCTTGGCACCGGCGGCAATATGTGGCGGCGGGAGCCGTTCGACCCAGTAATGGTGTCGGCTAGCCACATCTCGCCCTGCTACGAATACCGCCTGCGTAAGGACGGCGAGAGCGCCGTCGAATACGGCCTGCGCGCCGCGAACGAGCTGGAGGCCGAGATCCTGCGCCTTGGCCCGGACAACGTGATCGGTTTTCTGGCAGAGCCCGTGGTCGGCGCCACGTCCGGCGCGGTTCCGGCGGTGGAGGGTTATTTCAAACGCATCCGCGAGATCTGCGATCAATTCGGCGTGCTGCTGATCCTCGACGAGGTGATGTGCGGCATAGGGCGGACGGGGACCTTCTTCGCCTGCGAACAGGACGGCATCTCGCCCGACATCGTGACCATCGCCAAGGGGCTGGGCGGCGGCTACCAACCGATCGGGGCGATGCTGTGCACGGCCACGATCTACGACGCGATCGCGCAAGGCTCCGGTTTCTTCCAGCACGGGCACACCTACCTCGGTCACCCCATCGCCTGCGCCGCGGCCAATGCGGTCGTCACGAAGCTGACCGACGGCGGCATGACCGCCCGGGCGGCGCAGATGGGAGAGGTGCTGCAAGAGCGGCTTCTGGCCGAGTTCGGCCAGCACCCCCATGTGGGCGATATCCGGGGACGTGGCATGTTCCGCGGGGTGGAGTTGGTGGAGGATCGCGACAGCAAGGCGGTGTTTGACCCGGCGCGCGGGGTGGCGGGCAAGCTCAAAAAGGCCGCGTTCGAGAATGGCCTCATCTGCTACCCGATGAGTGGCACAATTGACGGGCGGCAGGGCGACCACGTCCTGCTGGCGCCGCCCTTCATCATCTCCGAGGCGCAGATCGACGAGCTGGTGGGCAAGCTGTCGAAATCCATCGCTCAGGTTATCTAG